CAGAACACGCCCTTGAACGCGCACTTATTGGACGATGTTTTCGTATTTCGCATTCAACGGTCTTCTTCGTCTTCAGTTTGTCCACGTAGAATCCTCTATaagtattctctctctctctctccacttgcCTATAGGTGGTCTCTCATTTTCTTAACACATAAAACACGTCTGAACACGTTTCATCGATTTGATTCTCATGGCTCTTCGTCATATTATATGGCTTCCCTTCTTTCCTTGCTTCGACAAGCCACCATCGCCGCAATCGGATTGTGAGCTCACGGAAGCTGAGGTACCGCTTGTTCCCCGAGACAAGCTGAGCGCGAAGCTCGCTGATGATCAAGAGAAGAGGGTGAAGATGAGGGTGAGAGTGAAGATGACGAAGGAAGAAGCAGGTCGATTGCTCTCCAAGTGTAACCAGAGCGGGCTCCTGGAGTTCAGGGATGTTGCTCGAGAACTCACGCGGATCCCAGTTAGTCGCATCAGTGTCGAGCCTGCGCCTGCTCGAGAAGTAGATCATACAGCTCCTGAAAGTATCCCTGAGGAAGATGACATCAAAAGATGGTAAACCGTTAATGCTCCCCAAGATGCATCGGCTTAATTAGggttttatctttccttttttgtgtttttttttacttctacCATGGATTTCAACATGGTTATAAAATGGTTCGCTTCCCTCTCAGTTGGAAGCACTGCTGTTGCTTGAGTATCCTGAATAAGAGAGATTTAAGTTATACCAACTGCTTCTTGGTCTTGACTCTTGTGTCAAGATTTATAGGTATTACAGAACCGATAACGCTTATGGTCTTCTTTTGCCATAACTATAGCAATCATCTTTCCACTGATAAACAAATATATCCTGCTTCAGTTAGACTTGTGCGCGTACATGATATCCAGATGCATATAGTGGTTCGGGTGTCAATGTTTCTTATAACTTTGGTGTACTTTTGGGATGATTCTTCGTTTCCAAGATTTTAAATTCTATCTCTTCATCTTTTTGTATTTGCAAGTAGACTTCTATTAACATCAACAACCTCAAATGCAGACACGTATACATGTGGTGAAAATGGCTAAGTAAATTCCTAACACTCAACATGCGATAATTAACGTATAAAC
The nucleotide sequence above comes from Eucalyptus grandis isolate ANBG69807.140 chromosome 2, ASM1654582v1, whole genome shotgun sequence. Encoded proteins:
- the LOC104441660 gene encoding uncharacterized protein LOC104441660 — protein: MALRHIIWLPFFPCFDKPPSPQSDCELTEAEVPLVPRDKLSAKLADDQEKRVKMRVRVKMTKEEAGRLLSKCNQSGLLEFRDVARELTRIPVSRISVEPAPAREVDHTAPESIPEEDDIKRW